The Sphingosinicella humi genome has a window encoding:
- a CDS encoding tyrosine-type recombinase/integrase → MMAAEAGAARNTLLAYERDLRGASELLEGRLASASAERLKSLGEAWLPLKRGTVARKAAALRRFYAFLADEGLRADDPSAALPRPASERPIPKVLDHASVDALFREIDRRKGSGQDGPALRLAALIELLYGSGLRATELVSLPRNAVSPDKPFLILRGKGGRERLVPISDRARAAVAEWVALVPRESPWLFPSGKKHLSRVRLYQLLKALAADAGIPPDRISPHVLRHAFATHLLEGGADLRALQMLLGHADIATTQIYTHVDSRRLVELVNSRHPLVDDRRKAT, encoded by the coding sequence ATGATGGCGGCCGAGGCCGGGGCGGCTCGCAACACCCTGCTCGCCTATGAGCGGGACCTGCGCGGCGCGTCCGAACTCCTCGAGGGGCGCCTGGCTTCCGCATCGGCGGAGCGGCTGAAGAGCCTGGGCGAAGCCTGGCTGCCGCTGAAGCGCGGGACCGTCGCCCGCAAGGCGGCGGCACTGCGACGGTTCTATGCGTTCCTGGCCGACGAGGGCTTGCGTGCCGACGATCCCTCGGCCGCGCTCCCACGGCCCGCCAGCGAGCGTCCGATCCCGAAGGTCCTCGACCATGCTTCCGTCGATGCGCTTTTCCGGGAGATAGACCGCCGCAAGGGCAGCGGGCAGGATGGACCCGCTCTGCGCCTCGCCGCCCTGATCGAGCTGCTTTACGGATCGGGCCTGCGCGCCACCGAGCTCGTCTCGCTGCCGCGCAACGCGGTCTCGCCCGACAAGCCGTTCCTGATCCTGCGCGGCAAGGGCGGGCGGGAGCGGCTCGTGCCGATCTCCGATCGCGCACGTGCCGCGGTGGCCGAATGGGTGGCGCTGGTGCCGAGGGAGTCGCCTTGGCTCTTCCCGTCGGGCAAGAAGCATCTGAGCCGCGTCCGGCTGTATCAACTGCTGAAGGCGCTCGCCGCCGACGCGGGCATTCCGCCGGACCGCATCAGCCCGCACGTCCTTCGCCATGCCTTTGCGACCCATTTGCTGGAAGGCGGCGCGGACCTGCGCGCGCTGCAGATGCTGCTCGGCCATGCCGACATTGCCACCACCCAAATCTACACCCATGTCGACAGCCGGCGGCTGGTCGAGCTGGTCAACAGCCGCCACCCGCTCGTTGACGACAGGCGCAAAGCCACCTAA
- a CDS encoding acetyl-CoA carboxylase carboxyltransferase subunit alpha — protein sequence MATFLDFEKPIAELDARVRELRETADAGELNIDSEIEKLQAKSEKLLRDTYGRLTPWQKTQVARHPERPHFKDYVAGLVDNFVPLAGDRAFGDDQAIIGGLGKLNGRKILLIGHEKGDDTASRLKHNFGMAKPEGYRKAIRLMQLADRFGLPVVTLVDTPGAFPGVQAEERGQAEAIARSTEVCLALSVPVVAAVVGEGGSGGAIALAAANRVLMLEHSVYAVISPEGCASILWRTAEKAADAAEAMRVTAGDLRELGVIDRIVPEPLGGAHRSAAEAIAMLGSAIGEELDQLSRLSPEEVRAQRRAKFLAIS from the coding sequence ATGGCGACCTTTCTCGATTTCGAAAAACCGATTGCGGAGCTGGACGCGCGCGTGCGCGAACTGCGCGAAACTGCCGATGCCGGCGAGCTCAACATCGATTCCGAAATCGAGAAGCTTCAGGCGAAATCCGAAAAGCTGTTGCGCGACACTTACGGCCGGCTGACGCCCTGGCAGAAGACGCAGGTCGCCCGTCACCCGGAACGGCCGCATTTCAAGGATTATGTCGCCGGACTTGTCGACAATTTCGTGCCGTTGGCCGGGGACCGCGCCTTCGGCGACGACCAGGCGATCATCGGCGGCCTCGGCAAGCTGAACGGCCGCAAGATCCTCCTGATCGGCCATGAGAAAGGCGACGATACCGCCAGCCGCCTCAAGCATAATTTCGGGATGGCCAAGCCGGAGGGTTATCGCAAGGCGATCCGCCTGATGCAGCTCGCCGACCGCTTCGGCCTGCCGGTGGTGACGCTGGTCGACACGCCCGGGGCCTTTCCCGGCGTCCAGGCCGAGGAGCGAGGACAGGCGGAAGCCATCGCCCGCTCGACCGAAGTCTGTCTCGCCCTTTCGGTTCCCGTCGTCGCCGCGGTCGTGGGCGAGGGCGGGTCGGGCGGGGCCATTGCCCTTGCCGCCGCCAATCGGGTGCTGATGCTTGAGCATTCGGTCTATGCCGTGATCTCGCCCGAGGGCTGTGCCTCCATCCTGTGGCGCACGGCCGAGAAGGCGGCGGATGCGGCCGAGGCGATGCGCGTGACGGCAGGCGACCTCAGGGAGCTGGGCGTCATCGATCGGATCGTCCCGGAGCCCCTGGGCGGTGCCCATCGCTCCGCGGCCGAAGCAATCGCCATGCTGGGTTCCGCGATCGGCGAGGAGCTCGATCAGCTTTCGCGGCTCTCCCCCGAGGAAGTGCGCGCCCAGCGGCGGGCCAAGTTCCTGGCGATCAGCTAG
- a CDS encoding M48 family metalloprotease — protein sequence MKLKMLLALGASLATIGCAAGGLTGDPGSRSISQNAQQAAAQQHPQVVAEFGGTVDANRSAYVAAVGSKVAAQSGIQGGGSGAYTITTLNSPVLNAFAVPGGYVYITRQLLGLMDDEAELASVLGHEIGHIAADHSRGRQNRGLLTQLGALAVGILTGSGDLAQLAGTVGQGLFLSYSREQEYEADALGIRYMSAAGYDADASASLLASLGAAENLDNRIAGQDQRSVPSWARTHPLSEDRVNRATALAGQVQSAGTGIRNRDQLLNAVDGMIWDDDPAQGVVRGNRFLHPDLRLAFSVPQGFGIQNGSRAVSITGSNGQAQFSGGAFTGGLGSYIGQVFQALAGGQGQINFPPPQSTSVNGIPAAYSTARANTSQGQLDVTVFAYQWDPDTVYHFAMITPAGSGIGPFTSMVGSLDRLSASEAASIRPRVIDVVTVRSGDTVQSLASRMAYDDYKLERFLVLNSLSANSQLTPGSKVKLVVYGNR from the coding sequence ATGAAACTCAAGATGCTGCTGGCGCTCGGCGCCTCGCTTGCAACCATCGGCTGCGCCGCCGGAGGTCTTACCGGAGATCCCGGGAGCCGCTCTATCTCGCAGAATGCGCAGCAGGCGGCGGCGCAGCAACATCCTCAGGTGGTGGCGGAGTTCGGGGGCACCGTCGATGCCAATCGCAGCGCTTATGTCGCGGCGGTGGGAAGCAAGGTCGCGGCGCAATCCGGCATTCAGGGGGGCGGCAGCGGCGCCTATACGATCACCACTTTGAACTCGCCGGTCCTCAACGCCTTCGCCGTTCCGGGCGGCTATGTCTACATTACGCGCCAGCTTCTCGGCCTCATGGACGACGAGGCGGAGCTCGCCTCGGTGCTCGGCCACGAGATCGGCCATATCGCCGCCGATCATTCGCGCGGGCGCCAGAACAGGGGCCTTCTTACGCAGCTGGGCGCATTGGCGGTCGGCATCCTCACCGGCTCGGGTGATCTCGCCCAGCTCGCCGGGACGGTGGGGCAGGGCCTGTTCCTCAGCTATTCGCGCGAGCAGGAATATGAGGCCGATGCGCTTGGCATCCGATACATGTCGGCCGCGGGATACGACGCCGATGCCTCGGCCAGCCTGCTCGCCTCGCTCGGCGCGGCCGAGAATTTAGACAACCGCATCGCCGGCCAGGACCAGCGCTCGGTGCCGAGCTGGGCCCGCACCCATCCCTTGAGCGAGGATCGTGTCAACCGCGCCACCGCGCTCGCCGGGCAAGTTCAGTCGGCGGGCACAGGTATTCGCAATAGAGACCAGTTGCTCAACGCCGTAGACGGCATGATCTGGGACGACGATCCCGCCCAGGGCGTGGTGCGCGGGAACCGCTTCCTGCACCCGGACCTCCGTCTCGCCTTCTCGGTGCCGCAGGGATTCGGCATCCAGAACGGTAGCCGGGCGGTCAGCATCACCGGCTCTAACGGCCAGGCGCAATTTTCGGGTGGAGCGTTCACCGGCGGCCTGGGATCCTATATCGGCCAAGTTTTCCAGGCCCTTGCCGGCGGGCAGGGCCAGATCAATTTCCCGCCGCCGCAGTCGACCAGCGTCAACGGCATTCCCGCCGCCTATTCGACCGCGCGCGCCAATACGAGCCAGGGGCAGCTGGACGTGACGGTCTTCGCCTATCAATGGGATCCCGACACCGTCTATCATTTCGCGATGATCACGCCGGCCGGGAGCGGCATCGGACCGTTCACCTCGATGGTGGGTTCGCTCGACCGGCTGAGCGCCAGTGAAGCGGCGTCGATCCGGCCGCGAGTCATCGATGTCGTGACGGTGCGTTCCGGCGACACCGTACAGTCGCTCGCGAGCCGCATGGCCTATGACGACTATAAGCTGGAGCGCTTCCTGGTGCTGAACTCGCTCAGCGCCAACAGCCAATTGACGCCCGGAAGCAAGGTAAAGCTGGTCGTCTACGGAAATCGATAA
- a CDS encoding Flp family type IVb pilin, whose amino-acid sequence MKIFRKLLNNEKGATAIEYGLIAALIAVAAITAMSGLGEQLGNTFNEVNTTMATGQPQ is encoded by the coding sequence ATGAAGATTTTTCGCAAATTGCTGAATAATGAAAAGGGCGCCACCGCGATCGAATACGGCCTCATCGCCGCTCTGATCGCCGTCGCTGCCATTACCGCCATGTCTGGCCTGGGTGAACAGCTCGGCAATACCTTTAACGAGGTCAACACCACGATGGCTACCGGCCAGCCCCAGTAA
- a CDS encoding Flp family type IVb pilin — protein sequence MAHRTSTLLIDERGATAVEYGLIVSLIVIAMIGALLQVAGTTTEMWNNVSDAVVDASQ from the coding sequence ATGGCACACCGGACATCAACACTGCTGATCGACGAGCGCGGCGCGACCGCCGTCGAATATGGGCTGATCGTCTCGCTGATAGTGATCGCGATGATCGGGGCCCTGCTGCAGGTCGCTGGTACCACCACCGAGATGTGGAACAATGTCTCGGACGCAGTCGTCGATGCCAGCCAGTAA
- a CDS encoding (deoxy)nucleoside triphosphate pyrophosphohydrolase has protein sequence MTVVAAALVDGDGRVLLQQRSPGRSMAGLWEFPGGKVEQGELPETALTRELKEELGIDTDAAHLAPATFASADVAGRHMLLLLYLCREWHGEPRPLDAAGLKWARPEEMRSLAMPPADVPLVRLLEVLIPAF, from the coding sequence ATGACGGTGGTGGCGGCGGCGCTCGTCGACGGCGATGGGCGGGTTCTGCTGCAGCAGCGTTCGCCCGGGCGCTCCATGGCCGGTCTCTGGGAATTTCCCGGCGGCAAGGTGGAACAGGGCGAACTCCCCGAGACCGCTCTAACCCGGGAGTTGAAAGAAGAACTCGGGATCGACACCGACGCGGCGCATCTCGCGCCGGCGACCTTCGCGAGCGCCGACGTCGCCGGGCGCCACATGCTCCTTCTGCTCTATCTTTGCCGCGAATGGCATGGCGAGCCGCGGCCGCTCGACGCCGCCGGGCTCAAATGGGCCCGCCCGGAGGAGATGCGGTCGCTTGCCATGCCGCCCGCCGACGTGCCGCTGGTCCGCCTCCTCGAAGTTCTTATCCCGGCTTTTTGA
- a CDS encoding methyltransferase domain-containing protein has translation MDPDLPFDRRLRRLRRDRAARTSAGADYLHRLAAEELLERLDWVKRDFSDALDLGCGDGFLSQQLRERGLKVVSADAGEAFARGAAGVQCDEDRLPFGDGAFDLVMSVGVLDSVNDLPGALTLIRRILRPDGLFLAAFTGAGSLPRLRSAMNAAEDAEGHGSAPRIHPQIDVRAAGDLLTRAGFTLPVADTEGIDIRFSSFAGLIRDLRAMGATNILASRSRRPIGRHGLAAATADFARHADTTAKTTEHFEILYLTAWSPSPDQPKPARRGSATASLARALKKPG, from the coding sequence GTGGACCCCGACCTTCCCTTCGACCGCCGCCTCCGCCGCCTCCGCCGCGACCGCGCCGCCCGCACCTCAGCCGGTGCCGATTATCTTCACCGCTTGGCGGCGGAGGAGCTGCTCGAGCGGCTGGACTGGGTGAAGCGCGACTTTAGCGATGCGCTCGACCTCGGCTGCGGCGACGGCTTCCTCTCGCAGCAGCTTCGCGAGCGGGGACTCAAGGTCGTATCGGCAGACGCCGGCGAGGCGTTCGCGCGCGGCGCGGCGGGCGTGCAGTGCGACGAGGATCGCCTCCCCTTCGGCGACGGCGCATTCGACCTGGTCATGTCCGTCGGCGTGCTCGACAGCGTCAACGACCTCCCGGGCGCGCTGACGCTGATCCGCCGAATACTTCGTCCGGACGGCCTATTCCTCGCCGCCTTCACCGGAGCCGGAAGCCTGCCGCGCCTCAGGAGCGCGATGAACGCGGCCGAAGACGCGGAGGGCCACGGCTCTGCCCCGCGCATCCATCCCCAGATCGACGTGCGGGCGGCGGGCGACCTCCTTACCCGCGCCGGCTTCACCCTGCCCGTGGCGGACACCGAAGGCATCGACATCCGCTTTTCCAGCTTCGCCGGCCTGATCCGTGATCTGAGAGCGATGGGGGCGACCAACATCCTCGCCTCGCGGTCAAGGCGGCCGATCGGCCGTCACGGCCTCGCCGCGGCAACGGCCGATTTCGCCCGGCACGCCGACACGACCGCCAAGACGACCGAGCATTTCGAGATACTCTACCTAACCGCCTGGTCCCCCTCGCCCGACCAGCCAAAACCCGCCCGCCGCGGCAGCGCCACCGCCTCGCTGGCGAGGGCGCTCAAAAAGCCGGGATAA
- a CDS encoding ComF family protein, producing MQSAVTAARGAVRQILDFGLPPRCPGCGTVAEDVHRFCLHCWQQLHFLGEPCCARCGLPFDYDPGADAECAACLAEPPAFDRLRAAVAYGEIARRVVLKLKYSGRPGVAETLAHFMRRHVDGEDGDAILAPVPLHRWRIWKRGYNQAALIASALGRRTGLGTDLALIERVKATPRLKGKGRRERALVVRGAFRLGEKAKTRVKGRSVLLIDDVYTTGATANACAKALKRAGAARVNILCWARVVRSDD from the coding sequence ATGCAGAGCGCGGTGACAGCGGCAAGGGGCGCCGTCCGCCAGATCCTGGATTTCGGGCTGCCGCCGCGATGTCCCGGTTGCGGCACGGTGGCGGAGGATGTGCATCGCTTCTGCCTTCACTGCTGGCAGCAGCTTCATTTCCTCGGCGAGCCTTGCTGCGCCCGGTGCGGCCTCCCATTCGACTATGATCCCGGGGCAGACGCCGAGTGCGCCGCCTGCCTGGCCGAGCCGCCTGCCTTCGACCGCCTCCGCGCCGCCGTCGCTTATGGAGAAATTGCCCGAAGGGTGGTGCTGAAGCTCAAATATAGCGGCCGGCCGGGCGTGGCGGAGACGCTCGCCCATTTCATGCGTCGTCACGTCGATGGCGAAGATGGCGACGCGATCCTCGCCCCGGTGCCGCTCCACCGCTGGCGGATCTGGAAGCGTGGCTACAATCAGGCCGCGCTGATCGCCTCCGCGCTCGGCCGCCGCACCGGTCTTGGGACCGATCTGGCGCTGATCGAGCGGGTGAAGGCGACGCCCAGGCTCAAGGGCAAGGGGCGGCGCGAGCGCGCGCTGGTCGTACGGGGCGCCTTCCGCCTCGGCGAAAAGGCGAAGACGCGCGTGAAAGGCCGCTCCGTGCTCCTTATCGACGATGTCTACACGACCGGCGCCACCGCCAACGCCTGTGCCAAGGCGCTGAAGCGGGCTGGGGCAGCGCGGGTGAACATTCTGTGCTGGGCGCGGGTTGTTCGGTCGGACGATTGA
- the grxC gene encoding glutaredoxin 3 — MARVEIYSKMLCSYCFRAKRLLEEKGTDFEEYDISLGGEKRAEMIQRANGRTTVPQIFIDDRHIGGFDDLAALDRAGKLDPLLEA, encoded by the coding sequence ATGGCGCGCGTTGAAATCTATAGTAAAATGCTCTGCTCCTACTGCTTCCGGGCCAAGCGGCTGCTGGAGGAGAAGGGAACGGATTTCGAGGAATATGACATCAGCCTGGGTGGCGAGAAGCGGGCCGAGATGATCCAGCGCGCGAACGGCCGCACCACGGTGCCCCAAATCTTCATCGACGATCGTCATATCGGCGGCTTCGATGACCTTGCCGCGCTCGACCGCGCCGGCAAGCTCGACCCATTGCTCGAGGCCTGA
- a CDS encoding carbon-nitrogen hydrolase family protein: protein MRIALYQAQTGLDPEANARDLVGAVEGAAAGGAAMLFTPEMSGLLDRDRERAERHLRDEASDPVLAAVLAAARDKGIWVHLGSLALKEARPDGRLVNRGFLIDDKGTIRARYDKIHLFDVDLPTGESWRESAAYAGGERSVAAETPLGVMGLSICYDLRFPDLYRALSNAGATVLSIPAAFTVPTGEAHWHVLLRARAIEAGAFVIAAAQAGRHQDGRETYGHSLVVDPWGKVLLDMGREPGVGFADIDLAEVEAVRGRLPAIRHRRAIGEPELAR from the coding sequence ATGCGGATCGCCCTTTATCAGGCTCAGACGGGCCTGGACCCGGAGGCCAATGCCCGCGACCTGGTCGGCGCGGTCGAAGGCGCGGCGGCGGGCGGCGCGGCGATGCTGTTCACCCCGGAGATGAGCGGACTTCTCGATCGGGATCGGGAACGGGCCGAACGGCATCTGAGGGACGAAGCGTCCGATCCGGTCCTCGCTGCCGTCCTCGCGGCCGCCCGCGACAAGGGCATCTGGGTTCATCTCGGCTCCCTGGCGCTGAAGGAGGCGAGGCCGGACGGGCGGCTCGTCAATCGGGGCTTCCTGATCGACGACAAGGGGACCATCCGGGCGCGGTACGACAAGATCCACCTGTTCGACGTCGACCTGCCGACCGGCGAGAGCTGGCGCGAATCCGCCGCCTATGCCGGGGGCGAGCGCAGCGTCGCCGCCGAAACCCCGCTGGGGGTGATGGGCCTCTCCATCTGTTACGACCTTCGCTTTCCGGACCTCTACCGGGCCCTCAGCAATGCGGGTGCGACGGTCCTCAGCATTCCGGCCGCCTTCACCGTGCCCACCGGGGAGGCGCACTGGCATGTGCTGCTGCGTGCGCGGGCGATCGAGGCGGGCGCGTTCGTGATTGCCGCGGCGCAGGCGGGCCGGCACCAGGATGGGCGCGAAACCTACGGCCACTCGCTGGTGGTCGATCCGTGGGGGAAGGTGCTCCTCGACATGGGGCGCGAGCCGGGTGTGGGCTTCGCGGACATCGATCTTGCAGAGGTCGAAGCGGTGCGCGGCCGGTTGCCGGCCATTCGCCACCGCCGTGCCATCGGCGAGCCGGAGCTTGCCCGATGA
- a CDS encoding DUF1178 family protein codes for MIVFDLKCASASHVFEGWFGSSDAFEDQRGRGLVECPVCGSREVEKAVMAPRVAPKGNRAEAPTEMLSSNPAAVKAMMAQMAEAQKKMLEGSDYVGDRFADEARAIHLGESEARSIHGRATREQTDSLLEDGIKVAPLPFPVLEPGREN; via the coding sequence ATGATCGTCTTCGACCTCAAATGCGCCTCGGCGAGCCATGTCTTCGAGGGCTGGTTCGGATCCAGCGACGCGTTTGAGGATCAGCGCGGTCGCGGGCTGGTTGAATGTCCCGTCTGCGGCTCGCGCGAGGTCGAAAAGGCGGTGATGGCACCGCGCGTGGCGCCCAAGGGTAACCGGGCCGAGGCTCCGACCGAGATGCTGTCGTCCAATCCCGCAGCCGTGAAAGCGATGATGGCGCAGATGGCCGAGGCGCAGAAGAAGATGCTGGAAGGCTCCGACTATGTCGGCGACCGCTTCGCCGACGAGGCGCGGGCCATCCACCTGGGCGAGTCGGAGGCGCGCTCCATTCACGGGCGGGCCACCAGGGAACAAACCGACAGTTTGCTCGAAGACGGAATCAAGGTCGCGCCGCTGCCCTTCCCGGTGTTGGAACCCGGCCGCGAGAATTGA
- the folE gene encoding GTP cyclohydrolase I FolE, with protein sequence MTSTPEDGDLYRSPKKIAVPQEVREAVRTLIRWAGDDPDREGLLDTPVRVARAWKEYAQGYAEDPAHHLSRTFEEVGGYDEIVLLKDIPFQSHCEHHLAPIIGKASIAYLPKDRVVGISKLARVLHGYARRLQVQERLTAEVADCIWGHLEPQGVAVVIEASHACMTARGVRTPGVMMTTSRMMGVFREDERSRREVLALMGY encoded by the coding sequence ATGACCAGCACCCCCGAGGATGGCGATCTTTACCGCTCGCCCAAAAAAATCGCCGTGCCCCAGGAGGTCCGCGAGGCGGTCCGAACGCTGATCCGCTGGGCGGGCGACGACCCCGACCGGGAGGGGCTGCTCGACACGCCCGTCCGCGTCGCCCGGGCCTGGAAGGAATATGCGCAGGGCTATGCCGAGGACCCGGCGCATCATCTCAGCCGCACCTTCGAGGAGGTCGGCGGCTACGACGAGATCGTGCTGCTGAAGGACATCCCGTTCCAATCCCACTGCGAGCATCATCTGGCTCCGATCATCGGTAAGGCATCGATCGCCTATCTGCCCAAGGATCGGGTGGTGGGCATCTCCAAGCTCGCGCGGGTTCTCCATGGCTATGCGCGGCGGCTCCAGGTGCAGGAGCGGCTGACGGCGGAGGTGGCGGACTGCATTTGGGGGCATCTGGAGCCGCAGGGCGTCGCCGTCGTGATCGAGGCGAGCCATGCCTGCATGACCGCGCGCGGGGTGCGGACCCCGGGCGTGATGATGACGACGAGCCGCATGATGGGTGTCTTCCGGGAAGACGAACGAAGTCGCCGCGAGGTTCTCGCCCTGATGGGCTATTGA
- a CDS encoding CsgG/HfaB family protein, whose protein sequence is MRKLVSFIAISALALTSTSALAQGRSSGRKAQDKAEAQIPVCTQKLGTIAIVEPDNNWWQALGLGSPEAVIKMFVMKSGCFGLVDRNKGLSSRNLERALADSGELQEGSNIGRGQVKAADYFIVPDIVTKNERSGGGGLGAALGGALGGGVFGGIVGGLSVSKKEANVLLTLVNARTTEQERMTEGYARRSDWSFGGGAGTFWGGFAGIGGGGYTNTDIGQVIVLAYLDAYTDLVSQLGGLPANPSAAAPEAR, encoded by the coding sequence GTGCGCAAACTGGTCTCGTTCATAGCTATCTCGGCACTCGCGCTGACGTCGACGTCCGCTCTTGCCCAGGGCCGGTCTTCCGGTCGCAAGGCCCAGGACAAGGCGGAGGCCCAGATTCCCGTCTGCACCCAGAAGCTCGGCACGATCGCCATCGTCGAGCCGGACAATAATTGGTGGCAGGCGCTCGGGCTCGGCAGCCCCGAGGCGGTCATCAAGATGTTCGTCATGAAGTCCGGCTGCTTCGGCCTCGTCGACCGCAACAAAGGTCTTTCCAGCCGCAACCTCGAGCGGGCCCTCGCCGACAGCGGCGAGCTTCAGGAAGGCTCCAACATCGGCCGCGGCCAGGTGAAGGCGGCGGATTATTTCATCGTTCCCGACATCGTCACCAAGAATGAGCGGTCCGGCGGCGGCGGCCTCGGCGCGGCGCTGGGCGGCGCGCTCGGCGGCGGCGTCTTCGGCGGGATCGTCGGCGGCCTCAGCGTCAGCAAGAAGGAGGCCAACGTCCTCCTGACGCTGGTCAACGCCCGGACCACCGAGCAGGAGCGGATGACCGAGGGCTATGCCCGTCGCTCCGACTGGAGCTTCGGCGGCGGCGCCGGCACCTTCTGGGGCGGCTTCGCCGGCATCGGCGGTGGCGGCTACACCAACACCGACATCGGCCAGGTCATCGTCCTGGCCTATCTCGACGCCTACACAGACCTGGTTTCCCAGCTGGGCGGTCTCCCGGCGAACCCGAGCGCGGCGGCCCCCGAAGCGCGCTAG